The genomic interval TCAAGTATTGAATCCAGATTTAGTAATCTGTAACATGGATAAATCTGTAAAGTTAAATGCAGAAATTACTATAGAAAAAGGTAGAGGATTTGTACCTGCAGAAGAGAATAAAAAAGCTTCAGCACCAATAGGAACAATCTTTACTGATTCTATCTACACACCAATTAAGAATGTAAAGTATGCAATCGAAAATTTTCGTGTAGAGCAAAAAACGGATTATGAAAAATTAGTTTTCGATATCGATACTGATGGATCAATCAATCCTAAAGATGCATTAACTGAAGCTGCAAAAATATTAATCCACCACTTTATGTTATTCTCTGATGAGCGTATCACTTTAGAGGCAGATGAAATTGCACAAACAGAAACATATGATGAGGAATCATTACATATGCGTCAGTTATTAAAAACTAGATTAATCGATATGGATTTATCTGTTAGAGCTTTAAATTGTTTAAAGGCTGCAGAAGTAGATACATTAGGAGATTTAGTTTCTTTTAACAAAAGTGATTTAATGAAGTTTAGAAACTTTGGTAAAAAATCATTAACAGAACTAGAAGAATTGGTTATTGTTAAAGGTTTAAGTTTCGGTATGGATTTAACAAAATACAAATTAGATAGAGATTAATTTTTCATAATTTGCTCCTCATAGTGAGTTGATGCAAGATGAAATTATAAAACAAAGGTCATGAGACACGGAAAAAAGCATAATCATTTAGGAAGAACTACTTCACACAGAAAGGCAATGTTAGCTAATATGACATGTTCTTTAATAGAACATAAACGTATTAACACTACAGTGGCTAAAGCAAAAGCATTAAGAGTTTTTGCAGAACCATTAATAACAAAGTCTAAAAGTGATACTACTCACAACAGACGTGTTGTATTTTCTCACTTACGTGATAAATATGCAGTTACAGAATTATTTAAAGAAATCTCTGTAAAAGTAGCAGATAGACCAGGAGGTTATCTTCGTATTATTAAGTTAGGAAATCGTCAAGGGGATAATGCTCCTATGGCAATGGTAGAATTAGTTGATTACAACGAAATTTACAATCCTAATGGTAAAAAAGCTAAGAAAACTACACGTAGAGGAAGAAGCAAAAAAGCAGATGCTCCACAAGTAGAAGGAACAGCAACAGAAGAAAAATCTGAAGAATAGAAAATGAAAATTTTTTAATTTATATAAAAGGGATAAGCGTTTACGTTTATCCCTTTTTTTTATATTTTTGCATTAAGAAACACAACAACTATCAATAACTATCAATGAAATATCAAACACGAAAAAAAGCGCTTGTTTTATTAGCAGATGGAACAATTTTTTATGGTAAATCCGTAGGAATAGAAGGAACGTCTACTGGAGAAATCTGTTTTAATACAGGTATGACAGGGTATCAAGAAATTTTTACAGATCCCTCTTATTTTGGTCAATTAATGGTTGCAACAAATGCACATATTGGTAATTATGGGGTAAATGATAATGAAGTTGAATCTGATGGAATAAAGATATCAGGTTTAATTTGTAGAAATTTTAGTTTTACACATTCTAGAGTAGATTCTAATGGTAATTTAAAAGACTGGTTTACAAAACACAATCTTGTGGCTATTTCTGATGTTGATACTAGAGCTTTAGTGGCATATATTAGAGATAATGGAGCTATGAACGCTATTATTTCTACAGATGTAGATAATATTGAAGATTTAAAAAAGCAACTTGCAGCTGTGCCTACCATGGAAGGTTTAGAATTAGCCTCTAAAGTATCTACAAAAGAACCATATTTTGTGGGTGATGAAAATGCTGAGTTTAAAATATCTGCCTTAGACATCGGAATTAAAAAGAATATTTTAAGAAATTTAGTAAAAAGAGGAGCTTATATAAAAGTTTTCCCTTATAATGCTAAATTTGAAGATTTAGCAGCTTTTAATCCTGATGGTTATTTTATTTCTAATGGACCTGGAGATCCAGAACCATTAATTGAAGCACAAGAAGTTGCTAAACAAATTATAGAAAGAAATTTACCTTTATTTGGTATTTGTTTAGGACATCAAGTAATTGCTTTGGCTAACGGAATTTCTACTTATAAAATGCACAATGGTCATAGAGGAATTAATCATCCTGTAAAAAACTTATTGACAGGTAAAGGAGAAATTACTTCACAAAATCATGGTTTTGCTATCAATAGAGAAGAAACAGAAGCTAATGAGAATGTAGAAATTACACATGTTCATTTAAATGATCATACAGTTGCAGGAATTCGTATGAAAGATAAGAATGTTTTTTCTGTACAATATCACCCAGAAGCAAGCCCAGGACCTCATGATTCTGAGTATTTATTTGATCAATTTATAGAAAATATTATGAAGGCAAAAGCAGTGATAAGTTAACATTTGTTAATTTATTTCATCTGAAAACGTTTTCGTAAGTAACTATTTAAAACCACTCATTTATGAGTGGTTTTTTGTAAATTAGCAGTATAAATAAAAGACATAAATTAATTAAATAATAAATATAATGAGTATAATAATTAGCGTTCACGCACGTCAAATTTTTGATTCAAGAGGTAATCCAACAGTAGAAGTAGATGTAACTACAGAAAACGGAATTTTAGGTAGAGCAGCAGTTCCTTCTGGAGCTTCTACCGGGGAGCACGAAGCAGTAGAATTACGTGATGGTGGTAAAGATTACATGGGTAAAGGTGTTTTAAAAGCAGTATCTAATGTAAATAACATTATTGCTGCAGAATTATTAGGTACATCTGTATTTGAACAAAATGCAATTGATCAATTAATGATTGATTTAGATGGTACACCAAATAAATCTAAATTAGGAGCAAATGCAATTTTAGGAGTTTCTTTAGCTGCTGCTAAAGCTGCTGCTAATGAGTTAGGGATGCCTTTATACAGATATGTAGGTGGTGTTTCTGCTAATACTTTACCATTACCAATGATGAATATCATTAATGGTGGTTCTCATTCAGATGCTCCGATTGCATTTCAAGAATTTATGATTATGCCAGTTAAAGCTAAAACTTTTACTGAAGCTTTAAAAATGGGTTCTGAAATTTTTCATAACTTAAAGAAAGTTTTACACGATAGAGGTTTATCTACAGCTGTTGGTGATGAAGGAGGATTTGCTCCTAATTTGGCAGGTGGTACTGAAGATGCTTTAGAAACTATTGCTTTAGCAGTTAAAAATGCAGGTTATGTTTTTGGAGAAGAAATTAAAATTGCATTAGACTGTGCTTCTGCAGAGTTTTACGTTGATGGAAAATACGACTATACTAAATTTGAAGGTGAAACTGGAAAAATTAGAACAAGTAAAGAACAAGCAGATTATTTAGCTGAATTAGCTGCTAAATATCCTATTATTTCTATTGAAGATGGAATGGATGAAAATGACTGGGATGGTACAAAATACCTTACTGAATTAATTGGTGATAAAGTTCAATTAGTAGGTGATGATTTATTTGTAACAAATGTAGAGCGTTTGGCTAAAGGAATTGAAAACGGTATTGCAAATTCTATTTTAATTAAAGTAAACCAAATTGGTAGTTTAACTGAAACTATTGCAGCTGTAAATATGGCTAAAAATGCAGGTTATACTTCAGTAATGTCTCATAGATCTGGTGAAACAGAAGATAATACTATTGCAGATTTAGCAGTAGCATTAAACTGTGGACAAATTAAAACGGGTTCTGCTTCTCGTTCAGATAGAATGGCAAAATACAACCAATTATTACGTATTGAAGAAGAATTAGGAGCAACTGCTTATTTCCCAGGAGAAAAAGCTTTTAACTTATAAGGATTACTTTCTTATATATAATACAACCTCATAAGAAATTATGAGGTTTTTTTTGTTTAATTCTTATATAAATTACCTTTATTTTAAAATATCTAAAAACTATCAGTACCTCCTTTTAAAATTCTCTAAAATTTGGTATCTTCGTCAAACTTAACAATACTTAAAAATCATCATTGAATGTCAGATACAGCTAAATTACAAATTGGGGATAAATCTTATGAGTTTCCGATCGTAAAAGGAACAGAGAATGAACTAGCCATAGATATAAAAACCTTAAGAGGTGCAACTAATGGAGTTATAACTATAGATCCTGGTTATAAGAATACAGGCTCTTGTGAAAGTGCAATTACTTTTTTAGATGGAGAAAAAGGAATTTTACGCTATAGAGGTTATTCAATTGAAGAGTTAGCTGAAAAAGCAGACTTTTTAGAAGTTTCTTATGCTTTAATATTTGGTAACTTACCTACAAAATCAGAATTAGATAAATTTCATAATGATATTAGAGACCATTCTTTAGTTGATGATGATGTTAGAAAGATTTTAGAAGCTTTTCCAAAGACAGCTCACCCAATGGGAGTTTTGTCTTCTTTAACAAGCGCATTAACGGCATTTAACCCTTCTTCTGTAAACATTGAGTCTAGTGAAGATATGTATAATGCTATTGTACGTATTATGGCTAAATTTCCAGTTCTAGTAGCTTGGACTATGCGTAAGCAAAAAGGAATGCACTTAAATTATGGACAAAAATCTTTAGGATATGTAGAGAATCTTATGTTTATGATGTTTAAACAACCTAATGAAGATTTTGTAATAAACCCAATTGTTAAAGATGCATTAGATAAATTATTGATTTTACATGCAGATCATGAACAAAACTGTTCTACTTCTACAGTAAGAATTGTAGGTTCTTCTCACGCTGGTTTATTTGCTTCTCTTTCTGCAGGAATTTCTGCACTTTGGGGGCCATTACATGGTGGAGCAAACCAGGCGGTATTAGAAATGTTAGAAGGAATTAGAGCTGATGGTGGTGATACTAAAAAGTACATGGCCAAAGCAAAAGATAAAAATGATCCTTTCCGTTTAATGGGATTTGGACATAGAGTTTATAAAAACTTCGATCCTAGAGCTAAAATTATTAAAGCTGCAGCAGATGATGTTTTAAATGATTTAGGAGTTGAAGATCCTATTTTAGATATCGCAAGAAGTTTAGAGCAAGAAGCTTTAAATGATCCTTATTTTGTAGAAAGAAAATTATACCCGAATGTAGATTTTTATTCAGGTATTATTTACAGAGCTATGGGAATTCCAACAGAAATGTTTACGGTAATGTTTGCTTTAGGACGTTTACCAGGTTGGATTGCTCAATGGAAAGAAATGCGTCTTAAAAAAGAACCAATAGGTAGACCACGTCAAATTTATACAGGAGAAAATTTAAGACCTTTTGTAGGTTTAGAAAAAAGATAAATTTTATTACATTTACAAAATCAAAGCTTCATAATTTTATGGAGCTTTTTTTTATCCATATTATCTATGTTAGAACTAAATATAAAAAACGAAACAGCTAGATTAAGAGCTGTAATTTTAGGTACTGCCAAAAGTAATGGAGGAGTACCAAAAGTTGAAGACTGTTATGATCCTAAGAGTATAGAACACGTTTTAGCGGGTACATATCCTAAAGAATCTGCAATGAACTTAGAGATGGAAGCTGTTGCGGAAGTTTTAAAAAAGTATGATGTAGAAGTATTTAGACCAGATATAATTGAAAATTACAATCAAATATTTGCTAGAGATATTGCTTTTGTAATAGAAGACACTTTTATAGAAGCTAATATTCTACCAGACAGAGAAAAAGAATATAAAGCGATAGATAAAGTTATCTCACAAATAGATCCTTCTAAAGTGGTTGTTTTACCCAAAGAATGTCATGTAGAAGGTGGTGATGTAATGCCGTGGAATGAATATATTTTTGTTGGTACCTATTCTGGAAGTGATTATGCCGATTATATTACAGCACGTACAAATATGGATGCTATAATTGCGCTTCAAGAATTATTTCCTGAAAAAATAGTAAAATCTTTTGAGTTAAGAAAATCGAATACCAACGCTAAAGATAATGCGTTGCATTTAGACTGCTGTTTTCAACCAATAGGAAAAGACAAGGCTATTCTTCATAAAAACGGTTTTTTAGTTGAAAGAGAATATGAATGGTTGGTAAATTTCTTTGGAAAGGAAAACATTTTTGAGATAACTAAAGATGAAATGTATAGTATGAATAGTAATGTTTTTTCAATTTCTGAAGAAGTTATTATTTCTGAAAAAAACTTTACAAGATTAAACACTTGGCTTAGAGAAAATGGTTTTACCGTAGAGGAAGTAGCATATTCAGAAATAGCAAAACAAGAAGGGTTGCTTAGATGTTCTACGTTGCCTTTAATAAGAGATTAAATATAGATGTTTCAGCTGTTTATAATAGTGTCTTAAAATGTAATTATTTATAGTTAAAACAGATCTGGAATTTTTCTACAATAATTTAATTAGTGTTCTTGCCTTTATTAAAACAAAAAAACGAGCAAATTGCTCGTTTTTATTGTTTATAGGAGAAAAATATTTTCTCTATTTTTCTTTGATAGAATTTAAGTATTCTTGAAAACGTTTTCCGTAATCTGAGTTTTTTACATTATCTGATAAAGAATTATTCACCGTATCCAACATTTTTAAACTAGCATCATACATTTCTGTTAAGCCAATATAAGGTGCAACTTCATAGTCTGCATTTGTAAGTGCAAAATTGGTTGTAAATAAAACTCTTCTTCTAGAAAGATTTTGATAGTCTTTTTCTAATTGCGTAATTAATTCTTGATTGTCTGCTTTTTTAGCATCAAAATCTTTCTTAATGAATTCTAATCGCTGGTCCTGAAATTTATGTTTGATTTTGTTATACTTATCTAAAATTTCTTGATTTTTAGATCCTGTTATTTCTGGAGTATAGCCAAACTTTTCTACATTATCATTAATGGTAATAATTCCTTTTTCACCAAAAAAGAGAATTCTTTTATCACTTGTATTTCCGTCAAACGTTAAATAATAAAGTACAGGAGATTCTACATTATCCTTTAAAGTAAATTTATCGCTACCTAACAATTTTACAGAATCTACAGATACTAATAATGTATCTTTCATTTTTTGAAGGTATAGAGTCCCTTTCTTAAGACCTTTAATTTGTCCTTGCACAGTCATATTTCCTTCTTTTTTAGAAGAACATGCTGTAATTAAAATTGAAAGGACTAAAAGCGTAATAATTTTCTTCATAAATCTATATTTTTCGTCTGCAAATATGCTCATTTTTATTTAAAGTGTTGCTGATAATTCCATTAAAATGGTACATAAAATAGCACCAATTGTTCCTATAGCATACCCAAAAACAGCTAATAAAACACCAACAGTAGCTAAAGAAGGATGAAATGCTTGCGCTACAATTGGGGCAGAAGCAGCACCACCAACATTTGCTTGACTACCAAGTGCTAAAAAGAAATAAGGAGCTTTTATTAATTTGGCAACGAACACTAATAATCCAGCATGAATAGACATCCAAACAAGACCAATAGCAATTAACCCTACATTGTCAAAAATCATTGCTAAATCCATTTTCATACCAATGGTAGCAACCAAAATGTAAATAAATACACTTCCAATTTTACTTGCACCCGCCCCTTCGTAATTTTTTGCTTTTGTAAAAGATAAGATTACTGCAATAACGGTAGAAATGCTAATCAACCAAAAGAAACTAGAACCTAAGAAAGTAAAGATGTTTCTCCATGTTTCAGACTCTATACCTGCAACTAAATCACTAAAAAAAGAACTTAAATATGCTGCAGTAAAATGACCTAAACCAACAGTACCGAACGCAATGGCAAGAATTATCATAAAGTCTGTTACAGAAGGATTCCTTTTTACTTTCTTAGCAAATAAAGAAACTTTATCTTTTAAATCTTCTATGGCAGAAGTATCTGCACCCAACCATTTGTCTATTTTGTCTTTTTTACCAATTCCTATTAATAGAATAGCCATCCAAACATTAGCAACTACAATATCTACAAACACCATTCCTCCATATTTTGCAGGGTTGTATTTGTAAATTTCTAACATGGCAGTTTGGTTTGCACCACCACCAATCCAACTTCCTGCAAGTGTAGATAAACCACGCCAAACAGCATCAAAGTCAGAGCCACCAACCGTTTCTGGAGAGAAAATTGAAATTAATAAAATAGCTATTGGTCCTCCAATAATAATACCTACAGTTCCCGTAAAAAACATAATTAATGCTTTAGAACCTAGGTTGAAAATAGCTTTTAAATCGATACTTAGTGTCATTAAAACTAAGGCAGCAGGCAATAAAAATCGACTAGAAATATAATACAATTGCGATTTTCCTTTTACAACTTCTCCTGCCGTACTTAATGTTTCCCATTCTGGGGATATGATGCCGGCAGTAGTAAAAATAGCAGGAATGAAATATGCCATAAATAAACCTGGTACAATCTTGTAGAATTTATGCCAGAAACCACTTTTTATATTTTCCGTATAGAAAACGAAACCGAGTGATAACATTAAGATTCCAAAAACGATTGCGTCATTTGTAAAAGTGGGTGTTGTCATATTTAAATTGTTTTTTTTGTAAAGTCTGTTTTTAAAATTATTCCTACTTGTAACCTATGAAGATCACTATTTGAAAATTTTGTGTAAAAGTAACCTAATTTTAGTTTTAGATTATCATCGATTTTTTTAAGAATACCTGCACCCGTTCTATTTTGACTATAAGCTTTGGTTGCAAATTTTATAAAAAGCTCGCTAAAAGTGTAAGTTTCCCAATTTTTAGAAATTGGATAGTTTAAAAATAAGCCATATCGTATTCTGTGGGCAACCTCATTTGTTGCGTTTTTTCTTTTAAATCTTTGTGCTAATCGTACACGATGTTTTACTCTAATTTTATTCCAATTATCTTTATAGTTTAAATCTTGATAAAAACGATATTCATATAAATCTGCAGCATCTTTTTTGTAAGAAGTGTCAGTTATGGAATATACACTACCAGCTGTAACGTTCATTTTATTATTAAAAGCATAATTGACTCCCAACCTATAAATTTCTTGTTGATATTCTGATGCTAGTTCATAATACCTAAAATGGGCATTGGTGGTAAGTTTGATGTTTTTAGAAAGTTTATAAGAACCATTGTACATATACCAAGTACCTAATTTGCTTTCAGCGGAAGATTGTGCATTTACTTGAAAACAGTAAAGTATTAAACAGATAATTAGTATTTTGTTTTTCATAAATTAATTAGATCTAAGAAAATAGATTTTAATTGATTTTTATCAAGTAGGCAATATACAAAATACTAAACGCTCAATAAAAATTGAGCGTTTATTTTTAAAATTTATGTTGTTTTTAATTGCTTGGATAAGCTTAATTTATTCTTCCTTCTTTTTAGGTTCTCTTTTAGCTTCCTTAAGTGCTTGCATAAGCATCCATTCTATCTGTCCGTTTGTAGAACGAAATTCATCTGCAGCCCATTTTTCAATAGCTTTTATCATGTCTTCATTTACTCGCAACGCGAATGCTTTTTTCTTTGCCATGTTATTTTTTTATAAATAAACTAATGGTTTCTATTAGTTTATCTGAGATTTGATATTCCGAAGAATAGTAAGATTTTATATTGTCTTCTTCTTTTTGAATGTCCTTTAAAACATGATTCATGTTTTCTATAATTACCAATTTAGAATCTGTATTTGCAGCATGCAACATTTTAGCATCTTCAATGGTTACTTGTAAATCTTTATCTCCATTAATAATTAAAACAGGAATCTTTAATTTTTTAATTTCGGTTTTAGGGTTCAACTGCATCCAATCGTATAAAAAATCCTGATTAGGTTTCCCAAATATGCTCATTAAAAACGGATGTACAGTTTCAATCTTCCCCTTTACTCTTAAAGTATCAAATTGTTTTCTGGCTGCAACACCCATTGGAGCGTTGTTTTTTGTGATTTGTTTTATAATTGTTTCATCAATTTGTTCTCCTGTACCAGCAATAGAAATGTATTTATCGACCTCTTTAGAAGCCATCATTGCAATTAATGAACCTTGACTATGGCCGACTAAAATAATTTTAGAAAAACGGTTGTCCTTTTTAAAATGTGCAATTACTTTTTCTGCATCCAATGTAAAATCGGATATTTTTGTATTTGCTAGTAACTTGCTGTTATTCTTGTTAGCGGTTCTTTTATCGTAACTAAAAAATGCAATATTTTCTTTGTTGATGGAATCTCTAAATTGTTTAATATAGTTTGCTTTTACATTTTGTGTAGGCTGATTTCCGTCTCTGTCTACAGGTCCAGAGCCATGAACCCAAATAATTAAAGGCGAATTTTCTTCCGTAAAAGTTAAGGTTCCTGGAAGTTCTATTGTTCCATTTTTTATTAAAATTTCTTCGGATTTTACTTGTGCTAAAGAAACGAGTGTCCCAAAGATTGTGATGATGATATAAGTAATAAAACGAATCATATTAATTTATTTTTGAATTATAAGTTTCTAACACTCTTTTTGCTTCTTCTTTTAATAGAGTTCCTATTAATAACTTTTCTCCATTTTTAAGTATTAATTGAATGCCAATATCACCAGAAACATTCACGGCTTTTTCTTTTCCTTTATTAAAAAAGAAGCCACCTCTTAATCCCCAACCACCAAACTCACTTATAGGTTGATACTTTCTTACATAAGCTTTAGAAATTGTATTCCAAGGAATTGTTTTTACTTTAAAATGTAAAGGAAAAAACTGGTAATGAATTCCTACTTCATCAATTTTGGTTGTTAGTTTAAAGAAGAAAATTAATGAAATCGATAATAGAATAACACCAATTGTGATTGCAAATTCTTGTGTAGATAAAGTTGAATCTTCTTTTAAGTATTTTTTAATCATCATTGTAACAGGTACAATGGAAGCTATAAGTAAAAGTACAATTAACCAGGTTTGTCTAAAATTTTGTTCTTCTTTAAAAATTTTCATTTAAAGATTTTTATCTTTTTCTAAAACGGCATAAACGCCACCATTGGTATTTGCATATACATTAATTACGCGCCAACCTTGTTTAGCGTGTTCATTTATTTCATCTTCAAAATTTTTCTGGCTGTTAGACCAACTTATTTTTTGTTTTAAAAATTTGTACTCTTTCATATTTTAGTTTTTTAAGATTCTATTTAGATATATGATATTTTAATGACTCAAAGTACCTGCATTTACAACCGGAGACGCTTCTTTATCTCCGCATAAAATAACCAATAAATTACTTACCATTGCAGCTTTGCGTTCATCATCTAACTCAACAATTTGTTTTCTACTTAATTCGTTTAAAGCCATTTCTACCATTTCTACAGCACCTTGTACAATTTTATGTCTTGCTGCTACAATTGCAGTTGCTTGTTGTCTTTTTAACATGGCTGAGGCAATTTCATTAGCATAGGCTAAATACCCAATTCTTGCTTCTAAAACTTCAATACCTGCAATTGTTAAACGCTCATCAATTTCTTTTTCTAAAGCTTCAGAAACCTCGTTAACACTAGAACGTAAAGTAATATCTTCATCATGACCTTCATCTGCAAAATTATCATACGGATACATACTTGCTAATTTTCTAACGGCCGCATCTGTTTGCACACGTACAAAGTTTTCGTAATTATCAACATCAAAAGCAGCTTTATACGTATCTGTAACCCTCCAAACCAAAATGGTAGAAATCATAATTGGATTCCCTAATTTGTCATTTACTTTTAAACGTTCAGAATCAAAATTACTAGCTCTTAAAGAAATTGTTTTTTTCTTATAAAGCGGATTTGCCCAATACATTCCATTCGCCTTAATAGTACCAACATATTTACCAAACAATAAAATTACTTTAGAAGTATTTGGGTTTACAAGAATAAATCCGAAGAAACCAATAAAGCCAATTAAACTAACAATCATATATACAATTGTTTCTTCCAATGCAGATAATACAATTCCGCCAATAAATAATAGTAGTACGATTAATAACATTAAATAACCGTTTGCTGGTTTAATAATTTTTTCTGCTTTCATATAGATTTATTTAAAGTGATATTAAAATGAT from Polaribacter sejongensis carries:
- a CDS encoding DUF4177 domain-containing protein codes for the protein MKEYKFLKQKISWSNSQKNFEDEINEHAKQGWRVINVYANTNGGVYAVLEKDKNL
- a CDS encoding SPFH domain-containing protein codes for the protein MKAEKIIKPANGYLMLLIVLLLFIGGIVLSALEETIVYMIVSLIGFIGFFGFILVNPNTSKVILLFGKYVGTIKANGMYWANPLYKKKTISLRASNFDSERLKVNDKLGNPIMISTILVWRVTDTYKAAFDVDNYENFVRVQTDAAVRKLASMYPYDNFADEGHDEDITLRSSVNEVSEALEKEIDERLTIAGIEVLEARIGYLAYANEIASAMLKRQQATAIVAARHKIVQGAVEMVEMALNELSRKQIVELDDERKAAMVSNLLVILCGDKEASPVVNAGTLSH